From one Catenuloplanes nepalensis genomic stretch:
- a CDS encoding flavoprotein, protein MIGGCPARVLYVVACGSPVARKVGVLVDLARADGWDVCVVTTPDGRKFVDVAALATQTGHPVRTTYKNPGDSDVLPPPDAIIVAPATVNTINKWAAGIADTLALGLLVEAYGKDLPIVAMPYTNAAMAAHPVFRENIERLRSWGVSVLFGDDVVELHPPGTGDRYVDRFPWALTLDVLRVRLPTDGSLA, encoded by the coding sequence ATGATCGGCGGCTGTCCTGCGCGCGTGCTCTACGTCGTGGCCTGCGGATCTCCGGTCGCCCGAAAGGTGGGCGTGCTGGTGGATCTCGCGCGGGCCGACGGCTGGGACGTCTGCGTGGTCACGACGCCGGACGGGCGCAAGTTCGTCGACGTGGCCGCGCTGGCCACGCAGACCGGACACCCGGTCCGTACCACCTACAAGAATCCGGGCGATTCGGACGTGCTGCCGCCGCCGGACGCGATCATCGTCGCGCCGGCCACGGTGAACACGATCAACAAGTGGGCGGCCGGGATCGCCGACACGCTCGCGCTCGGGCTGCTGGTGGAGGCCTACGGCAAGGACCTGCCGATCGTGGCGATGCCGTACACCAACGCGGCGATGGCGGCGCACCCCGTGTTCCGGGAGAACATCGAGCGGCTGCGATCCTGGGGGGTGAGCGTGCTCTTCGGCGACGACGTCGTCGAGCTGCACCCGCCCGGCACCGGTGACCGCTACGTCGACCGGTTCCCGTGGGCGCTGACCCTGGACGTCCTGCGGGTACGGCTCCCTACGGACGGAAGCCTCGCATAG
- a CDS encoding Nif3-like dinuclear metal center hexameric protein yields MVAALEARYRPAWAEQWDRVGLVLGDPAAVVRRVLCVVDVVDETVDEAFAAGADLIVAHHPLMLKGVSSVAPTTFKGRIVHRLIKGDIALFTAHTNADTANPGVSDALAARFGLRELRPLSPRPDDPALGIGRVGTLPAPLTLAELTALAARELPPTTWGVRAAGDPERIIRTLAVCGGSGDSYLGAATAAGADAYLTADLRHHLAGEHLAGGGPALLDAAHWATERPWCDDVAAWLRAGHPVEVLVSDLDTDPWTLHAASPLSTEQKKEPSS; encoded by the coding sequence CTGGTGGCCGCGCTCGAGGCGCGCTACCGGCCGGCCTGGGCGGAGCAGTGGGACCGCGTCGGCCTCGTGCTCGGCGACCCGGCCGCGGTCGTGCGCCGGGTGCTGTGCGTGGTCGACGTGGTGGACGAGACCGTCGACGAGGCGTTCGCAGCCGGCGCGGACCTGATCGTGGCGCACCACCCGCTGATGCTCAAGGGCGTGTCGTCGGTCGCGCCGACCACGTTCAAGGGCCGGATCGTGCACCGGCTGATCAAGGGCGACATCGCGCTGTTCACCGCGCACACGAACGCGGACACCGCGAATCCGGGCGTGTCGGACGCGCTCGCCGCCCGCTTCGGCCTGCGCGAGCTCCGCCCGCTCTCCCCGCGGCCGGACGACCCGGCGCTCGGCATCGGCCGGGTGGGCACGCTGCCGGCCCCGCTGACGCTCGCCGAGTTGACCGCTCTGGCCGCGCGCGAACTACCCCCGACCACCTGGGGGGTACGAGCGGCGGGCGACCCGGAGCGGATCATCCGTACCCTCGCGGTCTGTGGTGGTTCCGGCGACTCCTACCTGGGCGCGGCGACCGCGGCCGGTGCCGATGCATACTTGACCGCCGACCTGCGGCACCACCTGGCCGGTGAGCACCTCGCCGGCGGGGGCCCCGCGCTGCTGGACGCGGCGCACTGGGCCACCGAACGCCCCTGGTGCGACGACGTGGCCGCCTGGCTGCGCGCCGGGCACCCGGTCGAGGTGCTCGTCTCGGACCTGGACACCGACCCCTGGACGCTGCACGCGGCGTCCCCGCTCTCAACTGAACAGAAGAAGGAGCCCTCGTCGTGA
- a CDS encoding zinc ribbon domain-containing protein, with the protein MKAAPQAQRRLLDLQAIDTSLAQLAHRRKTLPEYAELDTLARNLSALEDERVRAQVTADDLDRDIARLERDIDQVRIRRKKDDDRLAAGTGPARELEALQHEVASLTRRQSELEDQELELMEQRETAQATLDEIGTRLAAAREARTAAEVRREAALAEIAKEEEFKSQARSPLAADLPGDLVALYDRLREANAGLGAALFRAGRCGGCRLELYGQELHRVKAAPADDVVRCEECGRIMIRTAESGL; encoded by the coding sequence GTGAAGGCCGCGCCGCAAGCCCAACGCCGTCTGCTGGATCTGCAGGCTATCGACACGTCCCTGGCCCAGCTCGCGCACCGGCGCAAGACGCTGCCGGAGTACGCCGAGCTGGACACGCTGGCCCGCAACCTCTCCGCGCTGGAGGACGAGCGGGTGCGCGCGCAGGTCACGGCGGACGACCTCGACCGCGACATCGCCCGCCTGGAACGGGACATCGACCAGGTTCGGATCCGCCGCAAGAAGGACGACGACCGGCTGGCCGCCGGCACCGGCCCGGCCCGCGAGCTGGAGGCGCTGCAGCACGAGGTGGCCAGCCTGACCCGCCGGCAGAGCGAGCTGGAGGACCAGGAGCTCGAGCTGATGGAGCAGCGGGAGACCGCGCAGGCCACGCTGGACGAGATCGGCACGCGCCTTGCGGCCGCGCGCGAGGCCCGCACCGCGGCCGAGGTCCGCCGCGAGGCCGCGCTGGCCGAGATCGCCAAGGAGGAGGAGTTCAAGTCGCAGGCCCGGTCGCCGCTGGCCGCGGACCTCCCCGGCGATCTGGTCGCGCTCTACGACCGGCTGCGCGAGGCGAACGCCGGGCTCGGCGCCGCGCTGTTCCGGGCCGGTCGCTGCGGCGGCTGCCGCCTGGAGCTCTACGGCCAGGAACTGCACCGGGTCAAGGCCGCGCCCGCCGACGACGTGGTGCGCTGCGAGGAGTGCGGCCGGATCATGATCCGGACCGCGGAGTCCGGTCTGTGA
- a CDS encoding bifunctional RNase H/acid phosphatase codes for MSLHVIVEADGGSRGNPGPAGYGAVVIEAATGQVLAERFDSVGVATNNVAEYSGLIAGLEAAGELGASRVDVRMDSKLVVEQMSGRWQIKNPGLRPLAATAAQLIDNFDEVGFTWIPREKNKAADALANKAMDGGRSVSPQPVADVAAPDSSARALAKEIAANAAGPARVAVSPPKSWVPPSLTAATRMILIRHGETDMTAEKRYSGRGDVPLSAHGLEQAAAAARRVAVLAPDLAAVVTSPLSRCAATAAEIARAAGGVPVLTEAGLVECDFGDWEGRTFAEVRERWPNEMQRWLDSTAVAPPGGESFKAVAKRIRGARAAVLAAHEGATIAVVSHVTPIKLLLQDALAASDAFLHRLYLEPAGISIVDTWPDGNVAVRTVNDTAHLT; via the coding sequence GTGAGCCTGCACGTCATCGTCGAGGCGGACGGCGGCTCGCGCGGCAACCCCGGCCCGGCCGGGTACGGCGCGGTGGTCATCGAGGCCGCGACCGGCCAGGTGCTGGCCGAGCGGTTCGACTCGGTCGGCGTCGCCACGAACAACGTCGCGGAATACTCCGGTCTGATCGCCGGCCTGGAGGCGGCCGGCGAACTGGGCGCGTCCCGGGTCGACGTGCGGATGGACTCCAAGCTGGTCGTCGAGCAGATGTCCGGCCGCTGGCAGATCAAGAACCCGGGGTTGCGGCCGCTCGCCGCCACCGCGGCCCAGCTGATCGACAACTTCGACGAGGTCGGCTTCACCTGGATCCCCCGGGAGAAGAACAAGGCCGCGGACGCGCTGGCGAACAAGGCGATGGACGGCGGCCGCAGCGTGTCGCCGCAGCCGGTGGCGGACGTCGCGGCGCCGGACTCGTCGGCCCGCGCGCTCGCGAAGGAGATCGCGGCGAACGCGGCCGGCCCGGCCCGGGTCGCCGTGTCGCCGCCGAAGTCCTGGGTGCCGCCGTCGCTGACCGCGGCGACCCGCATGATCCTGATCCGGCACGGCGAGACCGACATGACCGCGGAGAAGCGCTACTCCGGCCGCGGCGACGTGCCGCTCTCCGCGCACGGCCTGGAGCAGGCGGCAGCGGCCGCGCGCCGGGTGGCCGTGCTCGCGCCCGACCTGGCCGCGGTGGTCACCTCGCCGCTGTCCCGCTGCGCCGCCACGGCCGCGGAGATCGCGCGGGCGGCCGGCGGCGTGCCGGTGCTGACCGAGGCCGGGCTCGTCGAGTGCGACTTCGGCGACTGGGAGGGCCGCACGTTCGCCGAGGTCCGCGAGCGGTGGCCGAACGAGATGCAGCGCTGGCTGGACTCGACCGCGGTGGCGCCGCCCGGTGGCGAGTCGTTCAAGGCGGTCGCGAAGCGGATCCGGGGCGCGCGGGCCGCGGTGCTGGCCGCGCACGAGGGCGCCACGATCGCGGTGGTCAGCCACGTGACGCCGATCAAGCTGCTGTTGCAGGACGCGCTCGCCGCGTCGGACGCGTTCCTGCACCGGCTCTACCTGGAACCGGCGGGCATCTCCATCGTGGACACCTGGCCGGACGGCAACGTCGCGGTCCGCACCGTCAACGACACCGCCCATCTGACGTGA
- a CDS encoding DUF3311 domain-containing protein encodes MAEPTTPDPDIPDTQASASAPVQARSDRSPWNWLLIVPILVPLTTPLFNHDDPRLLGFPVFYWLQLAFILLGVTTTTIVYRMTGRGAGR; translated from the coding sequence ATGGCCGAGCCGACGACGCCCGACCCGGATATCCCGGACACTCAGGCCTCGGCGTCCGCGCCGGTCCAGGCCCGCAGCGATCGCAGCCCGTGGAACTGGCTGCTCATCGTGCCGATCCTGGTCCCGCTGACCACGCCGCTGTTCAACCACGACGACCCGCGTCTGCTGGGATTCCCGGTGTTCTACTGGCTGCAGCTGGCGTTCATCCTCCTCGGCGTCACCACCACCACGATCGTCTACCGGATGACCGGGCGGGGTGCGGGCCGATGA